A single region of the Halobacterium wangiae genome encodes:
- a CDS encoding FAD binding domain-containing protein — protein MFPDEFDYHEAESVDHAVELLGEYGGQQVELLAGGHSLLPAMKTGLSSPDVLVDLGDVDELHGVRADGDTLSIGAMTRYSDLLDADAAREHAPAMTAAVAEVGDAQVRNRGTVGGNLAHADPASDLPGAALVSDATLVAQGPDGEREIPAEEFFYGMYATDLAEDELLTRVEVPVADGAVGAYAKKPSPSSGYAIIGVSVLLDVDGSTVTDARVGANGVVGQGVLLPSVADAIEGGSIDDDSAANAASRATDDVDEAMLMDDLQASGEFRAQLLEVYAERALLEAAEEASAPAAAD, from the coding sequence ATGTTCCCCGACGAGTTCGACTACCACGAGGCGGAGTCGGTCGACCACGCGGTCGAACTGCTCGGCGAGTACGGCGGCCAGCAGGTCGAACTGCTCGCGGGCGGGCACAGCCTCCTGCCCGCGATGAAGACCGGACTGTCGAGTCCGGACGTACTCGTCGACCTCGGCGACGTCGACGAACTCCACGGCGTCCGCGCCGACGGCGACACGCTCTCTATCGGGGCGATGACGCGGTACAGCGACCTCCTCGACGCCGACGCCGCTCGCGAACACGCACCGGCGATGACCGCGGCCGTCGCCGAGGTCGGCGACGCACAGGTCCGGAACCGGGGGACGGTCGGCGGCAACCTCGCGCACGCCGACCCCGCCTCGGATCTGCCTGGGGCGGCACTCGTCTCGGACGCCACGCTCGTCGCCCAGGGGCCGGACGGCGAACGCGAGATCCCCGCCGAGGAGTTCTTCTACGGGATGTACGCCACCGACCTCGCGGAGGACGAGTTGCTGACGCGCGTCGAGGTCCCCGTCGCGGACGGCGCCGTCGGCGCCTACGCGAAGAAGCCGAGTCCGTCCTCGGGGTACGCGATAATCGGCGTCTCCGTCCTGCTGGACGTCGACGGCAGCACCGTCACCGACGCCCGGGTCGGCGCGAACGGCGTGGTCGGCCAGGGCGTCCTGCTGCCGTCGGTGGCCGACGCCATCGAGGGCGGCTCGATAGACGACGACAGCGCCGCGAACGCCGCGAGTCGCGCGACCGACGACGTCGACGAGGCGATGCTGATGGACGACCTGCAGGCGTCCGGGGAGTTCCGCGCTCAGCTCCTGGAGGTGTACGCCGAACGCGCGCTCCTCGAAGCGGCCGAAGAAGCGTCGGCGCCCGCCGCGGCGGACTGA
- a CDS encoding IMP cyclohydrolase, whose translation MYVGRFVVVGPEVAAYRVSSRSFPNRRVVERADSLTVAPTPDAPETDNPYVSYNCYRESADHAVVGNGSHVDPVAEKLGLGYPARDALAESLLALDYEKDDYDTPRIAGVLTPEGDAYVGTVRKDALLVERVEEPTLVATYEKDSPEPIGFDADTPEEAAEEAYGAAFEHAVCAVGVTRAGDGYATAVENGPDN comes from the coding sequence ATGTACGTCGGACGCTTCGTCGTCGTCGGTCCGGAGGTCGCAGCGTACCGTGTCTCCTCGCGGTCGTTCCCGAATCGCCGCGTCGTCGAGCGCGCGGACTCGCTGACCGTCGCGCCGACGCCGGACGCTCCGGAGACGGACAACCCCTACGTCTCCTACAACTGCTACCGGGAGTCCGCGGACCACGCCGTGGTCGGGAACGGCAGCCACGTCGACCCCGTCGCGGAGAAACTCGGCCTCGGCTACCCCGCGCGGGACGCCCTCGCGGAGAGCCTGCTCGCACTCGACTACGAGAAGGACGACTACGACACGCCCCGCATCGCGGGCGTGCTGACGCCGGAGGGCGACGCCTACGTCGGCACCGTGCGCAAGGACGCGCTGCTCGTCGAACGCGTCGAGGAGCCGACGCTCGTCGCGACCTACGAGAAGGACAGTCCCGAGCCCATCGGCTTCGACGCCGACACCCCCGAGGAGGCGGCCGAGGAGGCCTACGGCGCGGCGTTCGAGCACGCGGTCTGTGCGGTCGGCGTGACCCGGGCTGGCGACGGCTACGCGACGGCCGTGGAGAACGGACCGGACAACTAA
- a CDS encoding LUD domain-containing protein: MSQTKADYEDDVAYDESLDELPTDEELETTVSNLEDRGFDVVVVDSGEDALDEVVSRIPDGASVMNGHSTTLEEIGFVEHLAGDHDWEDFHDHVGAADDDAERARRRREAQAADYFLGSVNAIAQTGELVAADASGSRVGAYPFAAGNLLLVSGVNKVVDDLEAARDRVRDVVYPLEDARAQDAYGVGSVVGKEFVYHHENTEGRTTLVLIRDRLGY; the protein is encoded by the coding sequence ATGTCGCAGACCAAAGCAGACTACGAGGACGACGTAGCGTACGACGAATCACTCGACGAGCTCCCGACCGACGAGGAACTCGAGACCACCGTCTCGAACCTCGAGGACCGCGGCTTCGACGTCGTAGTCGTCGACAGCGGCGAGGACGCCCTCGACGAGGTCGTCTCCCGCATCCCCGACGGCGCGTCCGTGATGAACGGCCACTCCACGACGCTCGAGGAGATCGGGTTCGTCGAGCACCTCGCCGGCGACCACGACTGGGAGGACTTCCACGACCACGTCGGCGCGGCCGACGACGACGCCGAGCGCGCCCGCCGCCGCCGCGAGGCCCAGGCCGCCGACTACTTCCTCGGCAGCGTCAACGCCATCGCACAGACCGGCGAACTCGTCGCCGCCGACGCCTCCGGCAGCCGCGTCGGCGCCTACCCGTTCGCCGCCGGCAACCTGCTGCTCGTCAGCGGCGTCAACAAGGTCGTCGACGACCTCGAGGCGGCCCGCGACCGCGTCCGCGACGTCGTCTACCCGCTGGAGGACGCCCGCGCCCAGGACGCCTACGGCGTCGGCAGCGTCGTCGGCAAGGAGTTCGTCTACCACCACGAGAACACCGAGGGCCGCACCACCCTCGTGCTGATCCGGGACCGACTCGGCTACTGA